The Brassica napus cultivar Da-Ae chromosome C7, Da-Ae, whole genome shotgun sequence genome has a segment encoding these proteins:
- the LOC111207934 gene encoding uncharacterized protein LOC111207934, with product MLPTTKSYKFADTNEADSKKRKGMDSALGKAFNNQTREQCDGEIFRMFCTSGLYFNVARNPHYRNSFVRASQIPGYVPPGYNALRITLLQKERKNLEVHLQPLKDSWKHKGVSICSDGWSNPHRRPILNLIAANESGPMMLRAINTQGETKTGEVIAEMIIECIKEFGHENVVQVLTDNASNCVKAGALISAKFPTIFWIPCVVHTLNLALKNICAPVDNKRSNGDVYDACYWIKSISEDVTWIKNFIMNHGMRLVMFTEHCDLKLLTIASTRFASTVVMLKRFKKIKTGLQQMVISPKWDDYKDNGVERASAVKKKILDEMFWDEIEYALSFTLPIYSVIRAADTDKSSLHLVYEWWETMIQTVKKAIFRKETKELEDDSVFWNAVQSILISRWSKSNTPLHCMAHSLNPK from the exons ATGTTACCCACAACAAAGAGCTACAAATTTGCTGATACAAATGAGGCTGATTCaaagaagagaaagggaatGGATTCAGCTTTAGGAAAAGCATTTAACAATCAGACTAGGGAGCAATGTGATGGTGAAATATTTAGAATGTTCTGTACAAGCGGGTTGTATTTCAACGTTGCAAGAAACCCTCACTATCGCAACTCATTTGTGCGTGCATCACAAATTCCTGGCTATGTTCCTCCTGGTTATAATGCTTTGAGGATTACACTtctccaaaaagaaagaaagaacctTGAAGTGCACTTGCAGCCTTTGAAGGATTCATGGAAACATAAAGGAGTTAGCATATGTAGTGATGGCTGGTCAAATCCTCATCGAAGACCTATCTTAAATTTGATTGCTGCAAATGAGAGTGGTCCAATGATGTTAAGAGCAATCAACACTCAAGGTGAAACAAAAACTGGTGAGGTGATTGCAGAAATGATCATAGAATGCATTAAGGAGTTTGGACATGAGAATGTGGTTCAAGTACTCACTGACAATGCTTCAAATTGTGTAAAAGCTGGTGCACTTATTTCAGCTAAGTTTCCTACTATCTTCTGGATACCATGTGTGGTTCATACTTTGAATCTTGCACTCAAGAACATATGTGCACCAGTTGATAATAAAAGAAGCAATGGAGATGTGTATGATGCTTGTTATTGGATAAAGTCTATCAGTGAGGATGTTACTTGGATCAAGAACTTCATTATGAACCATGGAATGAGGCTTGTCATGTTCACAGAGCATTGTGATCTTAAGCTCCTTACAATTGCTTCTACAAG GTTTGCTTCAACAGTTGTGATGCTTAAGagattcaagaaaataaaaactggGCTACAACAAATGGTGATCAGTCCTAAGTGGGATGATTATAAAGATAATGGTGTAGAAAGAGCATCAGCAGTGAAGAAAAAGATATTAGATGAGATGTTCTGGGATGAGATTGAATATGCTTTGTCTTTCACTTTGCCGATATATAGTGTGATTAGAGCTGCTGATACTGATAAGTCTTCACTTCATCTGGTTTATGAATGGTGGGAAACCATGATTCAGACTGTGAAAAAGGCTATCTTCAGAAAGGAAACGAAGGAACTTGAAGATGACTCGGTTTTTTGGAATGCTGTGCAATCTATTTTGATATCTCGTTGGAGTAAGAGTAACACTCCTCTCCATTGTATGGCACATTCTCTAAATCCCAAGtaa